Within the Rhizobium favelukesii genome, the region AATTCGGAAGCCGACAGGTCGATCGTCCAGCTCAACGATCTCGAGCAACGGGCAACTGCCTTGAAGACACTCTACGAATCCTACCTCGGCAAGTACGAGGAGGCCTCGCAGCAACAGTCCTTCCCCATTGCCAAGGCTCGCGTGATCTCTGAGGCAGGCGTGCCGGTCTCGCCGTCCAGCCCGAAAAAGACCATGACGCTTGGCCTTGCCATCGTTCTCGGCCTGATGGCCGGCGGCGCGCTCACGGCATTCCAGGAATTCCGCGAACGCTTCTTCCGCGTCGAGGGCGACGTCAGGACGATCCTTGGCCTCAAATTCCTCGGCTATCTGCCGCTGATCGGCAAGCCGCCGCGGGAGGGCAAGCTCTTCCGGCCCCGTGCCAATCCTCCGCTGGACCCTGCCGAAGCGGCAGCCGATTCCGGCGCGACCTTCGAACGCATCATGCGTGTTGTCCTCGAAGCACCGCGCTCGATCTTCGCCGAAACCCTGCGCAATGCGAAGCTTGCGAGCGACGTCATGTTCCAGGGCAAATCGGACCGCGTTATCGGCGTCGTCTCGGCGATGCCGGGAGAAGGCAAGTCGACCACGGCCGCCAACTTCGCGGCGCTCCTCGCCTCCAGCGGCAAGCGCACGCTGCTCATCGACGCCGACCTTCGCAACCCCGGCCTGACGCGCATGCTGAAGACACCGCCAAAGCAGGGGCTCGTCGAGGCGGTTCTTGGTGAGGTTCCGTGGGCAAGTGCCGTCAAGGTCGATCCTGTGACGAAGCTGGCAATCCTTCCGGTTCTGCCGAACGATCACCTCATGCACACCAGCGAGCTGCTTGCTTCGCAGGGCATGTTCAACCTCATGGAAAATGCCCGCAAGATGTTCGACTACATCGTCGTCGACCTTGCGCCGCTCGGCCCCGTCATCGACGCCAAGGCATTTGCCCCACAGGTCGATGGCTTCCTGTTTGTGACCGAATGGGGCTCGACGCCGACATCCGTCGTGCGCGACCTTCTGAATGCCGAGCCGCAGATCAAGTCCAAGATTCTCGGCGTGATCCTCAACAAGACCGACATGACCGAGCTCGGCAAGTTCACCAACTTCGGCGGCACGGAACGCTACCGCCATAAATATGTGAGCTACTACACGGAAGAGACGCCAAAGAAGCGGGAGCCAGCAAAAGCCGGCGCCTGATCACGTCTGGAAAAGATGCACACGCCCCTTCCACAGCCTGGCAACCGTGAGTTTGCCGCTGTGGAAGGCGCCAGTGTCGAGGTTCAGCCTCTTCGGCAGGACCTCAGGTTCGTCGTTCGGCGTATGGCCGTGGACGATTACCTTCGGCAGCGGCCGACGGCTCTCGAAAAAGCGATGACGGATGAAGACGAGATCCTCGTCACTTTGCGCCTCGATCGGCAGCATCGGATCAATACCGGCGTGCACGAAGAGCACGCTAGGCGTATCGACGAAAATCGGCAGGGAGCGCAGGAAATCCACATGCGGCTTCGGTATTGATTGCCTGATGAAGCCATCAAGCTTTGCTGCGGTCGAAAAAACCAGCGGCAACTGCTCTGCGTCGAGGCCATAGGAGCGCAGCAGCGCATCCGACCCCATTCGCATCCAATCGGAAAAGGAGACCAGACCGTCGAGATAGTCGAGCATCGTAATCTCATGGTTCCCGGTCAGGCAGATGCGGTCGAAATTCTCGGGAGGCGGCCCCATCAGGTGGGAGATGACTTGTGCTGATGACGGCCCGCGATCGATGTAATCGCCGAGCGTGATGATCAGCTTGCGCCCTGCAATGGCGGCGGCATCCTCGACGATTGCCTGCTCTGCCTTCTGCAGCAAGTCATGCCTGCCATGAATGTCACCGATGGCGTAGATCGGAATGTCGCCGGGATCCAGTTTCAGCCGCTCACGGACCGTCGAAGGCATGTTGAACCTCTCATTGCGAGCATCGAAGCGTCGCTACGCTTCGCATTGGTGCAATCAAGCGACAATAAAATCCAATCGCTCGTGCATTCGTAGAAAAACGCGCCTTATCATTGCACCCGCGATCCATCAATCCTAGAGGCTCAACTGATTGGAGGAGCAATGGGAACCGTATCGCGGTTTGCCGACCGGGCAAGACCAGCCGCGCACCGCATCGAAAGCGAGGAAGAGGCGATCGCCACTGCGCGCCGGCTTGCTGCGGACTTCGCGCTGCAGGCGAGCGAGCGTGACATCAACCGCGTCTTTCCTCGTGCGGAGCTCGACGCCCTTTTCCAGTCAGGACTGACAGCCGTGACGGTTCCACCAGAGAATGAGGGGCTGGATGTCGCCAATGCGCTCCTCGGCGAGATTGTCGCCATCATCGCGGAAGGCGATTCTTCGATCGGGGAATGCCTCGAGCATCACTTCACCGTGCTGGAAGAGCTCAGGAATGAACCGAACGAGGAGCGAAGGGCCCTCCTCTTCGTTCGCGCCCTTGCTGGCGATCATTTCGTGGCAGCAACCTTTGCTGAAGCGGGCGCGGCGGTCCCCTCTGGCGTCCGCTATCAATTGAGCGGCCGAAGCTTGCGCGTGCCCGGCATCCTGTTTGCCGATTGGATCGCCGCCGACGCGATCGACACGCAGGGGCAAGCGGTCCGCTTCCACCTGCCTTGCGACACCGCGGGGCTGCAGATCATCGATGACTGGGATGGTTTCGGGCAAAGGACCAACGGCGCCGGATCCGCAGTTGCCAATGGCGTCATCGGAAACGGCGAAGCAGTGGCGGATAATCGCCACCAGCCTCACACGACCAGTTCGGCCCTGGCCGCCCTCCTCCATGCTGGGACGGACCTCGGCATCGCGCGAGCCGCCCTTGCCAGTCTTCGGGAAGCGCCGCGTTCGGCCGGGGTTGGAAAACTTGCACTTTCCGTGCAGGCGACGGCTGCGCTCCTGGAAAGCGCGGGCGGCAAATTGGACTTCGCGCAGGTGAGCCCCTCGACAGGCGGGACCGAAGCTGCCTTCTTCTCCGCGTCAGCCGCCAGCATCACCGCAAGCAGGACGGCGCTCGACGTCGCCAACGCACTGTTCGAACTGTCCGGTAACGGCGCGACAAGCATCGGCCGGAATCTCGATCGGCATTGGAGAAACGCACGAATCCGCGCAAATGATGCGGCCGCCGACGATCTCTACCGGGCGGCCGCGGCGCATTATTTCGGCGACGGCTGATGCCTCAATTGGCGAGAGAAATGGCGACTTCCTCGTCGGCACCGTCCAGCTTGTTGCCGGATGCGACGAATTGCTCGAGCGTCATGTTGTCGAGAATATCGGCGATCGCGTCCCGGACCTCGGTCATGGAGCGCCGCACCTGACAGTTTTCGGGATCGGAACAGTCGTCGCAGGCTTCGAAAGCCGTGCGGCTGGCACATCGAATAGGTGCCAAGGGGCCGTCGAGTGTGCGGATAACATGACCGATGCGAATTTCGGAGGCCGGACGCGACAGCGAGTAGCCGCCGCCCGGGCCTTTCTTCGATCGAAGAATGCCGACATTTCGCAATTCCAGAAGAATCGTATCGAGGAATTTCTTCGGAATATTGTTGCGCGAGGCAACGTCGTTGATGAAGGCCGTTTCACCGGGCGCGAGCCGCGCCAAGTCAACCAGCGCCTTCAACCCATACTTTCCCTTTTTCGTCAGCATTTTCTGTTGCCTTAAGCCCCCGGTACTCCGTCCCCATTATCCAGCAAATAACGCCAAAACCGTGAACACACAAGAAATAGCTATTATTTATATAGTTTATATTCGACTTCGGCTTGCCCACAGACACCTCGGGTGGTTGCGCCCGACTTCACCGCACAATAGTCTTTCCTGGTTTCAAGCAACCGTTGAAAATCCGATGGAAACGCTGGCAAATCTGGAGTCCTTTGTCCGCAGCGCCGAACTCGGTGGATTTTCCGCTGCAGCGCGCCGCCTTTCCGTCACGCCCGCGGCCGTCAGTCGCAATGTCGCGATGCTCGAGGCCAATCTCGGTGTTCGCCTGTTTCAGCGCAGTACGCGCAAGCTCACGTTGACCGAGGCGGGCGAACGCTTCTTCGCCGCCATCCGCGATGATCTGGCAAACCTGCAGAGTGCCATTGCCGCCGTGGCGACCGATCGAGGCGAACCGTCCGGCGTCCTCAAGGTCAGCATGAGCCCGGCCTTTGGCACCGGCTATGTCCTGCCGTTGCTGCCGGATTTCCTGGAACGCTATCCGCTTGTGAAGCCGGAATGGATGTTCGAGAACCGCCAGGTCGATCTCATTTCCGAAGGCTATGATGCCGCGATCGGCGGCGGCTTCGAACTAACGCCCGGTGTCATCGCCCGAACGCTTGCCCCCGCTCATCTCGTTGCTGTCGCCTCCCCTGCATACATGAAGGGCCACGTTCCGCCATTTGATCCAGCCGGGCTCTCCGTGCTCGACGGCATCGTTATGCGGTCCAGCCGCACCGGCCGTCTCCGTCACTGGGCGATGCGCAACGTCGCCGGCGATGAGATGCCTGCAGCGTTACCGGAAAAGGTCGTCGTCAACGATCCCGTGGCCATGTGTCAGCTTGCCCTGCTCGGCCTCGGCGTCGCGATGATTGCAACCGCAGATGCCCTGCCCTTTCTTCAACGTGGCGAACTCGTGCGTCTGGTTCCGAACTGGTATGCCGATGCCGGGCCAATTTCGCTCTACTACGCAAATCGAACATTGCTGCCGGCAAAGACCCGCGCCTTCATCGACTTCATCACCGATCGCTTCCAGAAGGACCGTTTGGCCGAGCGTTTTGCCGGGAGCCTTGGCTAGGTTCATGCCTCCGGCGAGCGAAAAAGTGCCACCTTCTGCGGAAACCCGTTGAGTGTGTGCCAGCCGGCCGAGACGGCTTCGGCCTGCGCCTCTTTCGGGAGCGCGTCGGACATCAGGAGCCGAACGCGAAGATCTCCGCACGTTGTCTGGATGCGGCTGACGCGAGTGACGTCGGGGCCGATCAGCGTGAAGTCGAGGCGACGGCTGGAACCGATATTGCCCTAGCTGACCTCGCCACGGTGCAAGGCAATGCCGACGCTGACAGCAATCTCGCCGAACTGGAACCGATCGACCTCTCGCAGAATGTCCCTGGCGGCGATCAATGCCGACGTGCTGCTGGGGTGGTCGCGTCGGGTCACTCGGCTTCCCCGGCGACCTCGAATGCTTCCTTGCGGGGAAATTCGACCATTGTCCTTCTCCTGTGACTTGCCTCGCCACGCGAGGTCAAATTCGATGAGATGGACAATGCGCTGTCACGTGCGTTCTGATAATCTGCTCAAATCGGGAAGGATCATCAACTCAGAGCGGATAATCGGAGAACCCAATGGACCGGCTGACAAGCCTCACAGTCTTTGGTCGCGTGGTGGAGTGCGGCGGCTTCTCTGCGGCCGCACGCCGTCTCAACATGTCGGTGACGATGGTCGGCAACCACGTACAGTCCCTCGAGGACAGGCTGGGTGTCAGGCTACTCAACCGCACGACGCGCAAGGTCAGCCTCACGGAAACCGGCAAGTATTACTATGAACGCTCGGCCCAGATCCTGGCCGATCTCGAGGAAGCCGACAGTACCGCAGGAGCGTTGAGCTCTACGCCGCGTGGTACCCTCAAGATCTATACCAGCACGGCCATCGTCCGCTTCCTTCTGCCGGTGGTCAGCGAGTATCTCGAGCTCTACCCGTCGATCGCCCTCGATATGAATATTGGGGAACGGATGATCGATATGGTCGAGGAAGGTTATGATCTGGTGATCCGCACCATACCGCCGCCGGACTCGAGCCTCGTTGTCCGGAAGCTGACGCCTTGGCGGCACATCCTTGTGTGTTCGCCAAGCTATCTTGAGAGCCATCCGATACCGCAGGTCCCGGCGGATTTGGCCAACCACAACTGCCTTCAGTACACCTATTACCCCTATGGAGACGAATGGCGCTTTGAAGGCGCCGATGGCGCCCAGGCGAGCGTGAAGATCGGTGGCAACGTCGTATCGAACAGCGCCGAGACGCTACGGCACCTCACGACGACGGGCCAGGGCATCTTCCTGGCGCCGAGTTTCGTTGTGTTCGACGACATCGCGTCGGGACGATTCGTCCGGATGATGCCCGACTACCGCGCTGTCGAGTTCAGCATCAACGCCGTCTATCCGAACCGCAGTCACTTGCCGACGAAAGTGCGCCTGTTCATCGACCTGCTCGCAGAGCGCTTTGCGGAGCACCGGAAATGGATGACGTAGTCAGTTCGTGTTTTGCGTCGGCGGCGGCACGGTATTGGGGCTCGTGGCGCCTGCCGGCGCCTTCGGCGCGGGACTGGTCCCGCCGCCTGTCCAGACGTTGAATGCCAACACGACCATCGCCACCACGAAGACGACGGCACCAAACAATGCCCAGGCTGAAAGGTTTCGCCCTTCCCTTGACAGCGCTTTTTCCTGCGCGTCGTAGGCCGTGTGCCGATCGGTAGAATGATCGTCCGGCCTGTTGTCATTGGCGGTCATCGTTGCACCTCTGGCAACAAAACGCGACCGCTGTCGGCGAGTTCCGGAGATCAGAGCAGCGGATTGCGACCCTGGGCGGCACTGAGGTTTAGTTCGCGGGCAATGTCCTCTGCATCTCTCTTGGTGAGGCCGACGAAATCCCTGCCGTCCGTTGCCGCAGGCAGGGACGTCAAGGTGTCGACGATCGTCCACCCTCCACGCGGCTCCTGACGGATCTCGTAGCGGGGGAGATCTTCGAATGGACAAGGTTCATCTTCCATGTGTTACCGCTAACTGTCATTCACATAACGGTATCTGCGGCGGCCAACAGCTTTTGCAAGCCGCTGTCGACAGCCCTAGGCTTTTGCATCAGGGACATTTGTCTTCAACTCCTTCAGCCATATCCGTGCATTGCCGTCGGATGGCGCACGCCAATCGCCACGCGGAGACAGCGAACCGCCCGACGTCACTTTCGGGCCATTCGGCGATGCCGACCGCTTGAACTGGCTGATGGTAAAGAACCGGAACAGGAAAACCTCCATCCAGTGCTTGATGACGGGCAGATCGAAACTGCGGCGCTTGTCGGCGGGGAAATGCGGCGGCCAGACGCCCGCCCCGGCATCCCGCCAGGCATTGTAGGCAAGGAAGGCGATTTTCGAAGGGCGAAGGCCAAAACGCGTCGTGTAGTAGAGGGCGAAGTCGTGCAGATCGTATGGCCCGATCTTGTCCTCCGTGCTCTGCATGACGCCGTTCTCATCGGCGGGAACCAGTTCGGGCGAAATCAGCGTGCCAAGAATGCTCTCCAATGTCGCATTGGCTTCCGCATCGAAATCACCGGAACGGATCACCCATCGGATCAGATGCTGGATCAGGGTCTTCGGCACCGATGCGTTGACGTTGTAGTGGCTCATCTGGTCGCCGACCCCGTAGGTCGACCAACCGAGACCAATTTCCGACAGGTCTCCGGTACCAAGCACCAGCGCATTGCGGTGGTTTGCGGCGCGGAACAGGAAGTCCGTGCGCAGACCAGCCTGGACGTTTTCGAAGGTCGTATCGTAGACCGGCTTGCCGCTGCCGAAGGGATGCTTCAGATCCTTGAGCAACTGCAGGGCCAGTGGCCTGATGTCCACTTCCTCCGCCGTGACGCCCATGCTGCGCATCAGCGCCCAAGCGTTCGACTTGGTGGCGTCGCCCGTCGCGAATCCCGGCATGGTGAAGCAGAGGATGTCCGAACGCGGCCAGCCGAGCTGGTCGAAGGCGCGCGCCGCGACGAGCAGCGCATGGGTGGAATCGAGACCACCCGAAATGCCGATGCAAAGTCGCTTGATGCCGGTCGAGCGCAGCCGCTTCATCAGCCCCTGCACCTGGATGTTGAACGTTTCGTAGCAATCCTGATCGAGGCGGCTTTCATCAGCGGGCACGAAGGGGAAGCGCGCAACATCGCGCTTCAGGCCTATGTCGCCTTTCGGCTTCTTGAACTGGAACGCTACGCGCCGGAATTCGTGCCCGGCCGTGAGGTTGAGCGTGGCCGCATCATTGAACGTGCCTGTTCGCAACCGCTCGAGCCGCAGCCTCTCGACATCGATATCTGCCACGCACATCTGCGACGACGTCGGGAAACGATCGGTTTCGGCAAGCAGACTGCCCAGCTCGTAGATGCAAGCCTGACCGTCCCACGCGAGATCCGTCGTCGATTCGCCAGGGCCGGCGGCCGAATAGACATAGGCCGACAGGCTACGCGCCGACTGTGCCGAGCACAGAAGCTTACGGGTGTCGGCCTTTCCGACCGTTATGTTGCTGGCCGAAAGGTTGGCGAGGATCAGCGCACCCGCCAGCGCGCCGAAATCGCTCGGCGCCGCCGGCGCCCAGAGATCTTCGCAGATCTCGATGTGAAAAACGAAATCTTCCATATCTTCGGCTGCGAAGATGAGGTCTGTTCCGAACGGTACCGTCTCGCCGGCCACACGAATGCTGTCGCCGCGCACGCCTCGCCCAGACGCGAACCAGCGTTTCTCGTAGAACTCGCGATAGTTCGGGAGATGCATCTTCGGAACGACGCCGAGGATGCGACCAGCATGAATGGCGACCGCGCAATTGTAGAGCCGCCCGCCGTTCTGCAGCGGCGCGCCGACAAGAAGAACCGGCGTGAGATCGCGGCTTGCCCGGACAATCTCCGCGATCGCAGCATCGACGCCCTTGAGAAGCGCGTCCTGCCCCAGCAGGTCGTCGATGGAGTAGCTGGAGATTCCGAGTTCGGGAAATACCATCAGGCCAGCGCCCTCGGCATGTCCCTGCCGCGCCAGTTCCAATGTTGCCTGCGCGTTGAAGTCCGGATCGCCGATCTCGCAATTCGGCGTGCAGGCCGCTACGCGGACAAAACCTTGATCATAAATCGAATAGAAATTCACCAATGCCTCCAGCAGCCAAGCGCTTGATGACTGACCATTACATCCAAATGCCTCCGGGCAAAACCTGATCTCGCACTGCGAACAGCCTTATTCGATGTCGCTCATGCAAGCTGCAAACAGTATCCTGTAAAATGAAGGACTTATCAGCAGTTGCGAAAAGGGAAGACCCGCGAAACTGCCCAAAATAAAATTACGAAACTGTCATAAAACTATGGAAGAGTCAGCCTATATCGCTCGCGCGCCACAGTTCGATTTACCTCTCTTCCAGAGCAATGAATGTCCAACGTTATCCGCGTCCGTGCCGGGCTGCTTCGGGAAACACATCCCGGTGAGCGTCGCGTCGCGTTGACGCCGGACGACGTGCGGCGGCTTTCCGCGCGTATGTCGATTCATTTCGAGCGCAGCTGCGGCATCGGCGCGGGGCACGCAGACGACGCCTATATCGCTGCAGGCGCCGAGCCCGCCGAGTTCGCCGGGATGGCATCCTCTTTGGATGTATTCGTCAGTGTGCGGCGGCCGGCAGCCACGCGGATTTTTCCAGGGACAGCGGTTCTGATTTTCCTTGGTTCGAACGCAGCACCAGTGGCCGGTCTACCAGCTGGACAACGGCCGCTCCATCTCGACATCGCCAGGCTTTCCGGGGTGCAGGGCGTCAAGGGTGCGGACATTTCATCGAGACAGGCAGCCATTACCGGCCACGCCGCCATACTGGAAGCGGCCAGGCAGTTCGGCATTTCGCATCCGATGCTGATGGTGGACGGAAGCTTTGTCCGGCCGGTCAAAATGGCCGCCTTGGGCAGCGACGCAGCAAGCCTGCAGGCACTGGCGACCGCGCGCCGTCTCGGCGCGCTGACCCATGGCTTTGGCCTGGGGAGGGATACACAAGCAAAGATCGAACGACTCGGTGCCAAATTCCTCGCCATGTCCTCAGACTTGGCACGGCTGCGCCAAGAGCTTTCCGATCCTCTGTCCAAGATGCAGTTGATCACGACCAACGTCGTGATACCCGGTCAAACCGCCCCGATGCTGCTTGACGAGACCATGCTTTCGCGGTTGAGCCCCGGAACGGTGATTGTCGATCTTGCCGCCGAAAGTGGAGGCAATTGCGCGCTGATGCGTGTCGACGAAACAATCAACGTCTTCGGCGTTCGAATCATCGGCTCCGCCACACTTGCGAGCCACGAAGCCGCCGAGGCGAGCCGGCAGTTCAGTGACGGGCTGAGAAATCTGCTGGAACATTTGATCGACGCAGATTGTGCTCTGAGGCTCGATCCCCGCGATTCCATGACGGCCGCGCTTATGAATGAAGAGACTGCATTGAGGCGCGTTTCACCATGATCGCGGCGCACGCTTGAAGAGAGGACGGACGGCTGCGGCGCCATAGATGCTGCGGTGCAACATTATTGTCTTGGTAACATCCGTTTCGAAAACGCGTTGAGTAACAACTGGTTATGGCCAGCGTTGGTAAACGTTTCCTTGCGCAAAAATCGAGAGTTGCCTTTGTGCAACACCCGAATTCCGCTTTGCAGCAAAACTCAATTTTGACTGTATCTATTATTGATACATTTAATCGGAAATGTAATTTGGCGCCGCGGACGTACCGCGTTTCCCGCAAGGGCTTGTACGAAACAATTTGGGGTAGGTAGAGCCGGCTTTCGGCAGTGACGACCTGTGCCCAATCGACAGAAGATTGGACTGATTATGAACATTAAGATGATTCTCGTGAGCTCGGCGGCGGCCTTGGCTGCCATCTCGAGCTCGCAGGCCGCTGACGCCATCGTTGCTGCTGAGCCGGAACCGGTTGAATATGTCCGCGTCTGCGACGCTTACGGCAGCGGCTACTTTTACATCCCGGGCACGGAGACCTGCCTGAAGATCAGCGGTTACATCCGTTTCCAGGTCAACGCTTCCCCGAACGCCGTCACGGGCGGCGCTTCCACGTCCGGCACCTCTGACTGGGATGCCGTTACCCGCGGCCAACTCCAGTTCACTGCCAAGAGCGACACCGAATACGGTCCGCTGACGGGCGTCATCGTTCTCCAGACGAATGCCGACAATGCGTCCGGTCAGATCGCAAAGCTCGACTCGGCTTACATCGACATCGCCGGCATCCGCGCCGGTCTGTTCTACAGCTGGTGGGACGATGGCCTGTCGGGCGAAACGGACGACATCGGCAGCAAGGTGACGCTGCACAACTCGATCCGCTATCAGTACGAAGCCGACAACTTCTACGCTGGTATCAGCGTTGATGAGCTGGAAGACGGCTACTACAGCGCCGGCGAACAGCCGAACAACGTCGGCGTAGCGATCGGCATCGGCGGCAAGGCTGGCGTATTCGGCTACCAGGTCACAGCCGGCTACGACACCGACAACGAAGAAGGCGCCGTCCGCGCCATGGGTACTGTCGCTATCGGTCCGGGCACCCTCGGCCTCGCAGCGGTCTACTCCAGCGGCCCGAACTCCTACTATCAGGCCGCTGAGTGGGCTATCGCCGGTGAGTACGCCATCAAGGCGACCGACAAGCTGAAGATCACCCCGGCCGCCCAGTACTACGGCAACTACGGCATCGTCGCTGGCGACTTCAACGACAACAACGACGCCTGGAAGGTTGGACTGACGGTTGACTATCAGATCGTCGACAACCTCTACGCCAAGGCGACCGTCAACTACCTCGATCCGGACATCGGCAACGACGTAACGTCGGGCTTCTTCCGCCTCCAGCGCGCATTCTAATCGAAAACGGCGCCGCGTTTTCACCTTGCTTCGCGACTAAGGTCACGGAGAAGGCGATGCGGCGCCTCTTTAACGTTTCTGATCAGATTGACCTCCGATCAGTTAGGAGAGGTGGCCCGGGTTCCCTGCCCGGCCACCCCTTTTTCGTCTTGAGGACGAAATTATTCCGCGGCGTGGCGATCGCGCACGAGACTTCCATCTGACGGCTGCCGATGGCCGGCAGATTTCTGCGCCTCGAGGCGACGTAGCTCGGCTACACTGTCGTGAATGGTCACCGAACCAAGCATGTCGACGACGGCCTGCTCGGCGCGATCGCAAAGAAACTCCGAGAGGTCTCCGATATTCTCGCCCACAAGTCCCTCATGCGGAATGTCATGCCTGGTCGCCCAGATCTTCTTGTCACCGGTGACAGCAGCATAGATCTGGCTGAGCAATATCTGGTCCCGCGGACGCGCCAAACGGATGCCGCCCTT harbors:
- a CDS encoding polysaccharide biosynthesis tyrosine autokinase; the encoded protein is MNQRNLTLHSSLPKAADDSDSFIDIDRLIAIVIRRAGSVALCVAATVTLAVVYLLFATAQYTSMTQILLDDDIAKYAQDPTPAASAQQVDMQIASAVEILKSNELALRVVDAEKLQDNETILDPAQSPAALIKSGMKLIVSALAPGGPPAAEDDARNARRQKAAALLQDAVAVSRVNRSSVLAVSFRSTDKLLAARITKAYANAYLNDQLNANFDATESASVWLQQRLADLRERSQQAALDVAKFKSANGLTSANGELMSEQQLADLNKQLIVAQADSASASARYNQFKSIVDLGPDSAVNNAAISSGQTDNTVIQDLRTRYISVNKREQEVTTNFGEDHPQAVALRAEKQDLTRQIYQELQQLTSSYRNEFEVARSREASLRQNIEHLTGKNSEADRSIVQLNDLEQRATALKTLYESYLGKYEEASQQQSFPIAKARVISEAGVPVSPSSPKKTMTLGLAIVLGLMAGGALTAFQEFRERFFRVEGDVRTILGLKFLGYLPLIGKPPREGKLFRPRANPPLDPAEAAADSGATFERIMRVVLEAPRSIFAETLRNAKLASDVMFQGKSDRVIGVVSAMPGEGKSTTAANFAALLASSGKRTLLIDADLRNPGLTRMLKTPPKQGLVEAVLGEVPWASAVKVDPVTKLAILPVLPNDHLMHTSELLASQGMFNLMENARKMFDYIVVDLAPLGPVIDAKAFAPQVDGFLFVTEWGSTPTSVVRDLLNAEPQIKSKILGVILNKTDMTELGKFTNFGGTERYRHKYVSYYTEETPKKREPAKAGA
- a CDS encoding metallophosphoesterase, which codes for MPSTVRERLKLDPGDIPIYAIGDIHGRHDLLQKAEQAIVEDAAAIAGRKLIITLGDYIDRGPSSAQVISHLMGPPPENFDRICLTGNHEITMLDYLDGLVSFSDWMRMGSDALLRSYGLDAEQLPLVFSTAAKLDGFIRQSIPKPHVDFLRSLPIFVDTPSVLFVHAGIDPMLPIEAQSDEDLVFIRHRFFESRRPLPKVIVHGHTPNDEPEVLPKRLNLDTGAFHSGKLTVARLWKGRVHLFQT
- a CDS encoding monooxygenase — protein: MGTVSRFADRARPAAHRIESEEEAIATARRLAADFALQASERDINRVFPRAELDALFQSGLTAVTVPPENEGLDVANALLGEIVAIIAEGDSSIGECLEHHFTVLEELRNEPNEERRALLFVRALAGDHFVAATFAEAGAAVPSGVRYQLSGRSLRVPGILFADWIAADAIDTQGQAVRFHLPCDTAGLQIIDDWDGFGQRTNGAGSAVANGVIGNGEAVADNRHQPHTTSSALAALLHAGTDLGIARAALASLREAPRSAGVGKLALSVQATAALLESAGGKLDFAQVSPSTGGTEAAFFSASAASITASRTALDVANALFELSGNGATSIGRNLDRHWRNARIRANDAAADDLYRAAAAHYFGDG
- a CDS encoding RrF2 family transcriptional regulator, which codes for MLTKKGKYGLKALVDLARLAPGETAFINDVASRNNIPKKFLDTILLELRNVGILRSKKGPGGGYSLSRPASEIRIGHVIRTLDGPLAPIRCASRTAFEACDDCSDPENCQVRRSMTEVRDAIADILDNMTLEQFVASGNKLDGADEEVAISLAN
- a CDS encoding LysR family transcriptional regulator, with the protein product METLANLESFVRSAELGGFSAAARRLSVTPAAVSRNVAMLEANLGVRLFQRSTRKLTLTEAGERFFAAIRDDLANLQSAIAAVATDRGEPSGVLKVSMSPAFGTGYVLPLLPDFLERYPLVKPEWMFENRQVDLISEGYDAAIGGGFELTPGVIARTLAPAHLVAVASPAYMKGHVPPFDPAGLSVLDGIVMRSSRTGRLRHWAMRNVAGDEMPAALPEKVVVNDPVAMCQLALLGLGVAMIATADALPFLQRGELVRLVPNWYADAGPISLYYANRTLLPAKTRAFIDFITDRFQKDRLAERFAGSLG
- a CDS encoding LysR family transcriptional regulator; this translates as MDRLTSLTVFGRVVECGGFSAAARRLNMSVTMVGNHVQSLEDRLGVRLLNRTTRKVSLTETGKYYYERSAQILADLEEADSTAGALSSTPRGTLKIYTSTAIVRFLLPVVSEYLELYPSIALDMNIGERMIDMVEEGYDLVIRTIPPPDSSLVVRKLTPWRHILVCSPSYLESHPIPQVPADLANHNCLQYTYYPYGDEWRFEGADGAQASVKIGGNVVSNSAETLRHLTTTGQGIFLAPSFVVFDDIASGRFVRMMPDYRAVEFSINAVYPNRSHLPTKVRLFIDLLAERFAEHRKWMT
- a CDS encoding NAD(+) synthase, whose translation is MNFYSIYDQGFVRVAACTPNCEIGDPDFNAQATLELARQGHAEGAGLMVFPELGISSYSIDDLLGQDALLKGVDAAIAEIVRASRDLTPVLLVGAPLQNGGRLYNCAVAIHAGRILGVVPKMHLPNYREFYEKRWFASGRGVRGDSIRVAGETVPFGTDLIFAAEDMEDFVFHIEICEDLWAPAAPSDFGALAGALILANLSASNITVGKADTRKLLCSAQSARSLSAYVYSAAGPGESTTDLAWDGQACIYELGSLLAETDRFPTSSQMCVADIDVERLRLERLRTGTFNDAATLNLTAGHEFRRVAFQFKKPKGDIGLKRDVARFPFVPADESRLDQDCYETFNIQVQGLMKRLRSTGIKRLCIGISGGLDSTHALLVAARAFDQLGWPRSDILCFTMPGFATGDATKSNAWALMRSMGVTAEEVDIRPLALQLLKDLKHPFGSGKPVYDTTFENVQAGLRTDFLFRAANHRNALVLGTGDLSEIGLGWSTYGVGDQMSHYNVNASVPKTLIQHLIRWVIRSGDFDAEANATLESILGTLISPELVPADENGVMQSTEDKIGPYDLHDFALYYTTRFGLRPSKIAFLAYNAWRDAGAGVWPPHFPADKRRSFDLPVIKHWMEVFLFRFFTISQFKRSASPNGPKVTSGGSLSPRGDWRAPSDGNARIWLKELKTNVPDAKA
- a CDS encoding NAD/NADP transhydrogenase subunit alpha translates to MSNVIRVRAGLLRETHPGERRVALTPDDVRRLSARMSIHFERSCGIGAGHADDAYIAAGAEPAEFAGMASSLDVFVSVRRPAATRIFPGTAVLIFLGSNAAPVAGLPAGQRPLHLDIARLSGVQGVKGADISSRQAAITGHAAILEAARQFGISHPMLMVDGSFVRPVKMAALGSDAASLQALATARRLGALTHGFGLGRDTQAKIERLGAKFLAMSSDLARLRQELSDPLSKMQLITTNVVIPGQTAPMLLDETMLSRLSPGTVIVDLAAESGGNCALMRVDETINVFGVRIIGSATLASHEAAEASRQFSDGLRNLLEHLIDADCALRLDPRDSMTAALMNEETALRRVSP